In Rhipicephalus microplus isolate Deutch F79 chromosome 9, USDA_Rmic, whole genome shotgun sequence, one genomic interval encodes:
- the LOC119164761 gene encoding vitellogenic carboxypeptidase, with protein MDDLVLRATSDNVRPERLNEIKQSSRVCLPPPCDKLEAYSGFIPVDNESDSSYVFFLHIKAPGRSSSKPLLLWIQGGPWKSSLFSLFLENGPLGINATGGLYYRNHSLLRDFNLIYLDHPVGSGYSFDDNDHYPGTLDEASEQALTFLKRFLRTFPEYKHKEFYIAGESYGARSAVGVAYKVLKKHKQIDLKLKGAMLGVGFVFPLLELLNSTDYLFYSGLLGDFGRRTFAGWFDMIKGLVDQKHYSKATEDLNRIVLNQAPPGNMTSPAFATQQDHVTNATPRDEQASTKNR; from the exons ATGGACGATCTTGTGTTACGAGCGACGAGCGACAATGTAAGGCCAGAAAGACTGAACGAGATTAAACAAAGCAGCCGCGTGTGTTTGCCGCCACCTTGCGACAAGCTGGAAGCTTATTCCGGGTTCATTCCAGTTGACAATGAAAGCGATTCCTCGTACGTGTTCTTCTTGCACATCAAGGCACCG GGTCGATCGAGCTCGAAACCACTGCTCCTTTGGATACAAGGTGGACCTTGGAAATCGTCGTTATTCAGCCTGTTCCTCGAAAATGGGCCCCTAGGCATCAACGCCACCGGTGGCCTCTACTACAGGAACCACAGCCTGTTAAGGGACTTCAACTTGATCTACCTGGACCATCCTGTTGGGTCGGGATACAGCTTTGACGACAACGACCATTACCCCGGCACTCTTGATGAAGCATCGGAGCAGGCCCTGACATTCCTGAAGCGCTTTTTGAGAACCTTCCCGGAATACAAGCACAAGGAGTTCTACATTGCGGGAGAGTCGTATGGGG CAAGATCTGCTGTCGGAGTGGCGTACAAGGTGCTGAAGAAACACAAGCAAATCGACCTGAAGCTCAAAGGGGCCATGCTAGGTGTAGGCTTTGTGTTTCCCCTGCTTGAACTCCTCAACTCGACGGACTACCTGTTTTACTCCGGACTGCTTGGCGATTTCGGCCGAAGAACATTCGCCGGCTGGTTCGACATGATAAAAGGCCTCGTCGATCAGAAACACTACTCCAAGGCTACTGAAGACCTGAACCGAATTGTTTTGAACCAGGCACCTCCCGGAAATATGACC